The Cytobacillus oceanisediminis genomic interval AGAAGACGAGCTATTGGATCATCAATCAGAGTTCACAGTCATTTCTGCACCTAATTTCAAAGCAGACCCTGCAGTTGACGGCACAAAGTCCGAAACATTCATCATCATTTCATTCGAGCGCCGCACTGTTTTAATCGGCGGTACTGAATATGCAGGCGAAATGAAAAAGTCCATTTTCTCTGTTATGAACTACATGCTTCCAGAAAACGGGATTCTTCCGATGCACTGCTCCGCGAACGTTGGCCGCGAAGGAGATGTCGCTTTATTCTTCGGCTTATCCGGAACAGGGAAAACAACCTTATCTGCAGACCCTAACCGCAAGCTGATTGGTGATGACGAGCATGGCTGGTCTGCAAATGGTGTATTCAATATTGAAGGCGGCTGCTATGCGAAATGCATTAACTTATCCCGTGAGAAAGAACCGCAAATTTTTGATGCTATCCGCTTTGGGGCTGTATTGGAAAATGTGGTGGTAAACAGCGAAACTCGGGTTGCTGATTACGATGACAGCACTTTAACTGAAAATACACGTGCGGCATACCAGCTTCAGGCCATCGATAATATCGTTGACCCAAGCATTGCCGGACATCCTAATACAATCGTATTTTTAACAGCTGACGCATTTGGCGTATTGCCTCCAATCTCTAAACTATCAAAAGAGCAGGCAATGTACCATTTCTTAAGCGGCTATACTTCCAAGCTTGCAGGAACTGAGCGCGGCATTACTTCACCGCAGGCAACGTTCTCAACTTGCTTTGGATCACCTTTCCTTCCGCTTCCTGCAAACCGTTATGCTGAAATGCTTGGCGAGAAGATCGATGAGCATAATGCAAAAGTATTCCTGGTAAACACAGGATGGACTGGCGGAGAGTACGGAGTCGGTGAACGCATGAAACTTGCTTACACTCGTGCTATGGTGGAAGCTGCACTTGAAGGCGAACTGCACAACGTAGAAACAGTCAAAGACGAAATTTTCGGATTGGAAATTCCGCAGCACGTTACTGGTGTGCCTGACGAAGTTCTTCAGCCAAATAAAACATGGGCAGATCAGGCTGCTTATGAAGCAAAAGCAAAAGAACTCGCTGCAAAATTCCGTGAAAACTTCAAGAAATTTACAAGCGTTTCTTCTGAAATCGAAGAAAAAGGCGGACCAATCGCATAATATCAAAAAAGGAATTGCCGTATAAGCGGCAAT includes:
- the pckA gene encoding phosphoenolpyruvate carboxykinase (ATP), which translates into the protein MNSVSISNELSELLNGSNIQVQLSVPQLVEKVLNRNEGSLTSTGAVRATTGKYTGRSPKDKYIVEEASNKDKMDWGSVNQPISEEAFSNLYNKVINYLKEKEEVFVFKGFAGADKKHRMPIQVINEYAWHNLFAHQLFIRPAEDELLDHQSEFTVISAPNFKADPAVDGTKSETFIIISFERRTVLIGGTEYAGEMKKSIFSVMNYMLPENGILPMHCSANVGREGDVALFFGLSGTGKTTLSADPNRKLIGDDEHGWSANGVFNIEGGCYAKCINLSREKEPQIFDAIRFGAVLENVVVNSETRVADYDDSTLTENTRAAYQLQAIDNIVDPSIAGHPNTIVFLTADAFGVLPPISKLSKEQAMYHFLSGYTSKLAGTERGITSPQATFSTCFGSPFLPLPANRYAEMLGEKIDEHNAKVFLVNTGWTGGEYGVGERMKLAYTRAMVEAALEGELHNVETVKDEIFGLEIPQHVTGVPDEVLQPNKTWADQAAYEAKAKELAAKFRENFKKFTSVSSEIEEKGGPIA